In Trichocoleus sp. FACHB-46, a genomic segment contains:
- a CDS encoding RNA-guided endonuclease TnpB family protein: protein MIVLEFRAYGKSKQFSAIDEALRAVQFIRNKALRFWMDGLGKSQYDLNKYCAVLAKEFPFANELNSMARQAAAERAWSAISRFYDNCKKQIPGKKGFPRFQKDNRSVEYKSSGWKLAENRKSITFTDKKGIGTLKLKGTRDLNFYQPDQIKRIRLVKRADGYYVHLCVSVERREKIEPFGSAIGLDVGLQEFYTDSKGMTVENPRFLRKSERRLKQAQRRVSKRVKGSKNRGKARQILGKRHLKISRQRKDFAVKLARCVVRSNDLIAYEDLRIKNMVRNHCLAKSINDASWYQFRVYLEYFGKVFGKITIAVTPNGTSQECSSCGTVVKKSLSTRTHVCQCGTVLDRDHNAARNILSRGLSTAGHVGTFALDASNAWGEDTATLAGAILPEQVTS, encoded by the coding sequence ATGATTGTACTAGAGTTTAGGGCTTACGGTAAATCAAAGCAGTTCAGCGCCATTGATGAGGCTCTGAGAGCAGTTCAATTCATTCGTAACAAGGCTTTACGCTTTTGGATGGATGGGTTGGGCAAGTCTCAATACGACCTCAATAAATACTGTGCTGTACTAGCGAAAGAGTTTCCCTTTGCCAATGAACTCAACTCAATGGCCCGTCAAGCTGCGGCTGAACGGGCATGGAGCGCAATCAGTCGTTTTTACGACAACTGCAAGAAGCAAATTCCTGGCAAGAAGGGGTTTCCACGGTTTCAGAAAGACAATCGCTCGGTTGAATATAAATCATCCGGGTGGAAGCTGGCTGAAAATCGGAAGTCCATCACCTTCACTGACAAGAAAGGGATCGGCACATTAAAGCTGAAAGGCACTCGTGATTTGAACTTCTATCAACCTGACCAAATCAAACGAATCAGGTTAGTAAAAAGGGCCGACGGGTACTATGTGCACCTCTGCGTCAGTGTGGAACGTCGCGAGAAGATTGAACCCTTCGGAAGTGCCATCGGACTCGATGTGGGACTACAGGAGTTCTACACCGACTCCAAGGGTATGACCGTTGAGAATCCGCGTTTCCTCCGCAAGAGTGAACGCAGGTTGAAACAGGCTCAAAGGCGCGTATCGAAGCGGGTCAAAGGGTCAAAGAACAGAGGCAAAGCGAGGCAGATTTTAGGTAAGCGCCACCTCAAGATAAGTAGGCAGCGTAAAGACTTCGCCGTGAAGTTGGCGAGGTGCGTAGTTCGGTCTAACGACCTGATCGCCTACGAAGACTTGAGAATCAAAAACATGGTGCGGAATCATTGTCTTGCCAAGTCGATCAACGACGCATCCTGGTATCAGTTCCGCGTCTATTTGGAGTATTTCGGCAAAGTGTTCGGGAAGATCACTATCGCTGTAACACCTAACGGAACGAGCCAAGAGTGCTCTAGTTGTGGAACTGTGGTCAAGAAATCGCTCAGTACCAGAACGCACGTTTGCCAGTGCGGGACTGTGCTAGATCGTGACCACAATGCGGCTAGAAACATCCTAAGTCGAGGATTGAGTACGGCAGGGCATGTCGGAACTTTTGCGCTAGACGCAAGCAACGCTTGGGGAGAAGACACCGCTACTCTGGCTGGAGCAATCCTGCCTGAGCAAGTGACTTCGTAG